In uncultured Draconibacterium sp., one genomic interval encodes:
- a CDS encoding FAD:protein FMN transferase, which yields MNQRFLLLLGLILIFQACNTGTSKYIANNGTIYGTYYSIKYESPNGEDLQTGIDDELQRLSRIFSHYDKVATITKVNNNTPVELEPEFVTCFERAEEISKITNGAFDITAGPLISAWGFGPEDRQKMTEEKVDSLKQICGYKKIRLENGKIIKENPHMTINMSAIAKGYTCDLIGEFLQKKGCLNYMVDIGGEVVAKGVNDKSKVWTIGIRKPIENPFENELSAALMLDNRAMATSGNYLNFYEEDGKKYAHTIDPISGYPVQHSLLSASVVANDCMTADAFATAFMVLGKDAGIEIARQVPGMEIYFIYADDNGENQVYMSEGFGEMLRK from the coding sequence ATGAATCAGCGATTTCTTCTCCTACTAGGATTGATCCTTATTTTTCAAGCCTGTAACACCGGCACATCAAAATACATTGCCAATAACGGAACTATTTACGGCACTTATTACAGCATTAAATATGAAAGCCCGAACGGCGAAGACCTGCAGACCGGCATTGATGATGAACTGCAACGCCTGTCGCGCATTTTTTCGCATTACGATAAGGTGGCAACCATTACAAAAGTAAATAACAACACTCCCGTTGAGCTCGAACCCGAATTTGTTACCTGTTTCGAACGGGCTGAAGAAATTTCAAAGATTACCAATGGTGCTTTTGATATTACTGCCGGTCCGCTGATTAGCGCATGGGGATTTGGCCCCGAAGACCGCCAAAAAATGACAGAAGAAAAGGTTGATTCGCTAAAACAAATTTGTGGCTATAAAAAGATTCGCCTCGAGAATGGTAAAATCATAAAGGAAAATCCTCATATGACCATAAATATGAGTGCCATTGCCAAAGGTTACACCTGCGATTTAATCGGTGAGTTTCTGCAAAAGAAAGGCTGTCTGAATTACATGGTGGATATTGGCGGCGAAGTGGTTGCAAAGGGCGTGAATGATAAAAGTAAAGTGTGGACAATCGGGATTCGCAAGCCTATTGAAAATCCTTTTGAGAACGAGTTAAGTGCAGCTTTAATGTTGGATAACCGCGCCATGGCAACATCAGGTAATTACCTCAACTTTTATGAAGAAGACGGCAAAAAATATGCGCACACTATCGATCCTATCTCCGGCTACCCCGTACAACACAGTTTGTTAAGTGCCTCAGTAGTTGCCAACGATTGTATGACTGCCGATGCCTTTGCCACCGCTTTTATGGTTTTGGGGAAAGATGCAGGAATTGAAATTGCACGACAGGTGCCGGGAATGGAAATCTATTTTATTTATGCCGACGACAATGGTGAGAACCAGGTTTACATGTCGGAAGGTTTTGGCGAAATGTTACGAAAATAA
- a CDS encoding acylphosphatase, whose translation MVQYEIRVTGRVQGVGFRYYVQQQAKLLNVTGWVRNTVDGGVMVVAQGSEPAVKTLIDYLWVGPPLSLVKSVHTAELQAIETYTDFEVRY comes from the coding sequence ATGGTTCAGTACGAAATAAGAGTAACAGGAAGAGTTCAGGGAGTAGGTTTTCGCTACTACGTGCAGCAACAGGCCAAATTACTAAATGTTACCGGCTGGGTGCGCAATACAGTAGATGGAGGCGTGATGGTGGTGGCACAAGGCTCCGAACCGGCTGTTAAAACATTGATTGATTACCTTTGGGTCGGGCCTCCCCTCTCGCTTGTAAAAAGTGTTCACACGGCCGAACTTCAGGCTATTGAAACGTATACCGACTTTGAAGTCAGATATTAA
- a CDS encoding pyridoxal-dependent decarboxylase, with protein sequence MEKLNYHMSPEQFRKEGKKIIDWIADYYEQIEDYPVLSQVKPGDIINSLPDAAPQQGESIDEMIKDLDEKILPGITHWQSPNFFAYFNANTSFPSILGDLVSSGLGVQGMLWATSPAATEVETRVLDWLADMMDMPEQFRSTSSGGGVIQDTASTAALTAIIAARERVTKFKTNEDGLDKKLVAYVSSQTHSSVEKGVKIAGIGRANLRLIDVDENCSMRTDLLEQQIKEDRANGLLPFFVCGTIGTTSSTAIDPLPEIGKICKQEKCWFHIDAASLGTAMLCPEFRHLADGVELADSYSFNPHKWMFTNFDCNVFWVANRNELINTFSILPEYLRNKATESGEVFDYRDWHIQLGRRFRALKLWFVIRHYGVEGLQYLIREHVRLANEFENWVKDSQDFEIVVPTTMNMVCFRHKSDDTFNLKLMSTINESGKIFFTHTKLNGQVVLRMNIGQTHIEEKHVKNAWAIIQETAKELESST encoded by the coding sequence TTGGAAAAACTTAACTACCATATGAGCCCGGAACAGTTTCGGAAAGAAGGCAAGAAAATAATCGATTGGATTGCTGATTATTACGAACAAATCGAAGATTATCCCGTTCTTTCGCAGGTAAAACCCGGCGATATCATCAACTCATTACCGGATGCAGCACCTCAGCAAGGCGAAAGCATAGACGAGATGATTAAAGACCTGGATGAAAAGATTTTGCCGGGAATTACACACTGGCAATCGCCCAACTTTTTCGCCTATTTTAATGCCAACACTTCTTTCCCCTCAATTTTAGGAGATTTAGTGTCCTCGGGACTTGGCGTGCAGGGAATGTTGTGGGCTACCAGTCCGGCAGCTACCGAAGTAGAAACCCGGGTGCTCGACTGGCTGGCCGATATGATGGACATGCCCGAACAGTTCCGGTCAACCTCATCGGGTGGCGGTGTAATCCAGGATACAGCTTCAACAGCTGCCTTAACGGCAATTATTGCAGCACGGGAACGAGTTACCAAGTTTAAAACCAACGAAGATGGACTGGATAAAAAGCTGGTGGCTTATGTTTCTTCGCAAACGCACTCATCGGTAGAAAAAGGGGTAAAAATTGCCGGAATCGGGCGAGCAAATCTTCGACTGATAGACGTTGATGAAAACTGTTCGATGCGTACCGACCTGCTTGAACAACAAATAAAAGAAGATCGCGCCAATGGTTTGCTTCCATTTTTTGTTTGCGGAACTATTGGCACAACATCGTCAACTGCGATTGACCCACTGCCCGAAATCGGAAAGATCTGCAAACAGGAAAAATGTTGGTTCCATATTGATGCAGCATCTCTGGGAACAGCCATGCTTTGTCCGGAATTCCGACATTTAGCTGATGGCGTTGAATTGGCGGACAGTTACAGTTTTAATCCTCATAAGTGGATGTTTACGAATTTCGACTGTAATGTTTTTTGGGTAGCCAACCGAAACGAACTAATCAATACCTTTTCCATTCTTCCGGAATATTTACGAAACAAAGCCACCGAATCGGGCGAAGTGTTTGATTACCGCGACTGGCATATTCAACTGGGCAGACGTTTCAGGGCATTAAAATTGTGGTTTGTAATCCGCCACTACGGCGTTGAAGGACTTCAATATCTTATTCGAGAACATGTTCGATTGGCCAACGAATTTGAAAACTGGGTAAAAGATTCGCAAGACTTTGAAATAGTTGTTCCGACAACAATGAATATGGTTTGCTTCCGCCACAAATCGGACGATACTTTCAACCTGAAACTGATGAGCACCATCAATGAATCCGGAAAGATCTTTTTCACCCACACGAAATTAAACGGGCAAGTTGTTTTGCGCATGAATATCGGGCAAACGCACATCGAAGAAAAACATGTAAAAAATGCCTGGGCAATAATTCAGGAAACTGCTAAAGAGTTAGAATCGAGTACGTAA
- the nth gene encoding endonuclease III, producing the protein MRKKELFEYIIDYFEKSMPIAETELDYGNPFELIVAVILSAQCTDKRVNQITPELLKRFPTPYKMAEVEPAEVFDYIRSCSYPNNKAKHLVGMAQKLIELFDGEVPSDVDDLQKLPGVGRKTANVIASVVYNKPALAVDTHVFRVAARIGLSTNAKTPLATEMQLMKYIPEELVPKAHHWLILHGRYTCLARKPKCEKCGLTEVCKFYKKEVMK; encoded by the coding sequence ATGAGAAAAAAAGAACTCTTTGAATACATAATAGATTATTTTGAAAAATCAATGCCAATTGCCGAAACAGAGCTCGATTACGGGAATCCGTTTGAGTTGATTGTTGCAGTAATTTTATCGGCTCAATGCACGGATAAACGGGTGAATCAAATTACTCCCGAATTACTGAAACGTTTTCCGACACCCTACAAAATGGCAGAAGTGGAGCCGGCAGAAGTTTTTGATTACATAAGAAGTTGCTCGTATCCAAATAATAAAGCGAAACACCTGGTTGGAATGGCGCAAAAGCTTATTGAATTATTTGATGGAGAAGTTCCGAGCGATGTTGACGACCTGCAAAAGCTACCCGGTGTTGGACGAAAAACGGCAAATGTAATTGCATCAGTAGTTTATAATAAACCGGCGCTGGCTGTTGATACGCATGTTTTTAGAGTTGCCGCTCGTATTGGTTTAAGCACGAACGCAAAAACACCTTTGGCGACCGAGATGCAGTTGATGAAATACATTCCAGAAGAACTGGTACCAAAAGCTCACCACTGGCTGATTCTGCACGGGCGTTACACATGTTTGGCCCGCAAACCCAAGTGTGAGAAATGCGGATTAACCGAAGTGTGTAAGTTTTATAAAAAGGAAGTAATGAAGTAA
- a CDS encoding serine hydrolase domain-containing protein has product MKRRIYVVVVVVGLAILAFKLQSFVGTEKAEAQAKQEVVVVEPEYNPVVEIENTLTRFDSLLEQNLKESGTVGAAAVITYKGKIALVKCFGVRKAGEKNPVNENTVFRLASVSKSVTGVLAGILDEENIVKLDDRIVDYLPDFKLKNPEYTNQLTVRHLLSHTSGLIPHAYDLMVEDKVPLEKIIERLDQVDLTAAPGQNYGYQNVVYSIYDPITCAKTQKTFESVIKEKLFQPFGMADASVNFEDFKNNNNKAYPHYNRGHNHYSPMRLNDRYYTTAPAAGVNASISDLGHFLCTLTDDNSELFDTKARQTVFTPQVNSPLNRSYFKSWGRDVKSKRYGIGWRIVDYKGREIAYHGGYVLGYKAEIAICDQEDIGIAILSNSPNSATAKNIPTFLNMLFDYKDSVAIQEEQKDDSSQNKS; this is encoded by the coding sequence TTGAAGAGAAGAATTTACGTAGTTGTGGTGGTAGTTGGGTTGGCAATTCTGGCTTTCAAATTACAGTCGTTTGTTGGAACGGAAAAGGCAGAAGCACAAGCCAAACAGGAAGTTGTTGTTGTTGAGCCCGAGTACAATCCCGTTGTTGAGATTGAAAATACACTTACACGTTTCGATAGTTTACTCGAACAAAATTTAAAAGAATCAGGAACTGTTGGAGCGGCAGCGGTAATTACCTACAAAGGAAAAATAGCGCTGGTGAAATGTTTTGGCGTTCGAAAAGCCGGAGAGAAAAATCCGGTGAACGAAAATACTGTCTTTCGACTGGCTTCGGTTTCAAAATCGGTAACCGGAGTTTTAGCAGGAATTCTTGATGAAGAAAATATTGTAAAACTCGACGACCGCATTGTTGACTACCTCCCCGATTTTAAACTAAAAAATCCGGAATACACGAACCAACTTACCGTTCGTCATTTACTGAGCCACACTTCGGGTTTGATTCCACACGCTTACGATTTAATGGTAGAAGACAAAGTGCCCTTGGAAAAGATTATTGAGCGCTTAGACCAGGTGGATTTGACTGCTGCTCCCGGGCAAAATTATGGCTACCAAAATGTGGTTTACAGTATTTACGATCCGATTACCTGTGCAAAAACACAGAAAACTTTTGAGTCGGTGATTAAAGAGAAACTGTTTCAACCGTTTGGGATGGCCGATGCTTCGGTGAATTTTGAAGATTTTAAAAACAACAATAACAAGGCATATCCGCATTACAATCGCGGGCACAATCATTACAGCCCAATGCGTCTTAACGACCGTTATTACACAACTGCTCCGGCAGCCGGTGTTAACGCCAGTATCTCCGACCTTGGCCATTTTTTGTGCACTTTAACCGACGACAATTCAGAGCTATTCGATACAAAAGCGCGTCAAACTGTTTTTACGCCACAGGTAAATTCGCCACTAAACCGCTCCTATTTCAAAAGTTGGGGCCGCGATGTAAAATCAAAACGCTATGGTATCGGCTGGCGAATTGTAGATTACAAAGGTCGCGAAATTGCCTACCACGGTGGTTATGTTTTGGGCTATAAAGCTGAAATTGCCATTTGCGACCAGGAAGACATTGGCATTGCAATTTTAAGCAATTCGCCAAACAGTGCCACAGCCAAAAACATTCCTACTTTCCTGAATATGTTGTTTGATTACAAAGACAGCGTGGCCATACAAGAAGAACAAAAAGACGATTCTTCGCAAAACAAATCGTAA
- a CDS encoding ABC-F family ATP-binding cassette domain-containing protein has protein sequence MKPFLQAENLSKRWGELMLFENISFTVFEGAKVALIAKNGTGKSSLLDLLAGKESPDEGVITLTNDVKMGYFEQIPDLNPTNTVIEEVFESDNEKIKTVKAFELAVAHNKQDEITAISAKMDELNAWAIEVEIKQILTELKISFLEQKVAELSGGQQKRLALAKVLINQPDLLILDEPTNHLDLEMIEWLEAYLGKTKSTLLMVTHDRYFLDRVCNEIIEMEDNQIYRYQGNYSYFLEKRDERIAMQQASISKAKNLMRTEIEWMRRMPKARSHKAKYRVDAFQELKDKASQNIRDDKVEMSVKSARLGKKIVELEHISKSFPGVKLIEDFSYKFQRFEKVGIVGKNGTGKSTFLNLLTQSLTPDSGAIEIGQTIKFGYYRQDGIAFDPQEKVIEAVQKIAEFIHFEDGSKMSATQMLTHFLFPPETQYNYIEKLSGGEQRRLYLCTVLMQNPNFLILDEPTNDLDIMTLNVLEDYLQSFAGCVVVVSHDRFFMDKIVDHLFVFEGEGAITDFPGNYTVYRNKVEEEEQQKAKVEAKKKAEAKAKSEAAAKPSQPQTKKKLSFKEKREFEQLENEIPELEEQIGELEELLNSGNLNHDELYEKSLQLDDMKSQLDEKELRWLELSELG, from the coding sequence ATGAAACCATTTTTACAAGCTGAAAACCTCTCGAAACGTTGGGGAGAGTTAATGCTTTTCGAAAATATTTCCTTCACTGTTTTTGAAGGTGCTAAAGTTGCCCTTATCGCCAAAAACGGAACAGGAAAATCTTCCCTGCTCGATCTTCTGGCCGGAAAAGAATCGCCTGACGAGGGAGTGATCACACTCACTAACGATGTTAAAATGGGCTACTTCGAGCAGATTCCTGACTTGAATCCAACTAACACGGTTATTGAAGAAGTTTTTGAAAGCGACAACGAAAAGATAAAAACGGTAAAAGCTTTTGAGCTGGCCGTGGCTCACAACAAACAGGATGAAATCACTGCTATTTCGGCCAAAATGGACGAGCTGAATGCATGGGCCATTGAAGTGGAAATTAAGCAGATCCTGACAGAGCTGAAGATCAGTTTCCTGGAGCAAAAAGTTGCAGAACTTTCCGGAGGGCAGCAAAAACGACTGGCACTGGCAAAAGTGCTGATCAACCAACCCGACTTGCTGATTCTAGACGAGCCTACCAACCACCTCGATCTGGAAATGATTGAATGGCTGGAAGCTTATCTTGGAAAAACAAAATCGACTTTGTTGATGGTAACCCACGACCGCTATTTTCTTGATCGTGTCTGTAACGAGATCATCGAAATGGAGGACAACCAGATTTACCGTTACCAGGGCAATTACTCGTACTTTTTAGAAAAGCGCGACGAACGTATTGCCATGCAACAGGCCAGCATTTCCAAAGCTAAAAACCTAATGCGCACCGAAATTGAGTGGATGCGCCGCATGCCAAAAGCAAGAAGCCATAAAGCAAAATATCGCGTCGATGCGTTTCAGGAACTGAAAGACAAAGCCTCGCAGAATATTCGCGATGACAAGGTGGAAATGAGCGTAAAATCGGCACGTTTGGGTAAAAAGATTGTCGAGTTGGAGCACATTTCAAAATCATTTCCCGGCGTTAAACTGATCGAAGATTTTTCATATAAATTTCAGCGCTTCGAGAAAGTGGGAATTGTGGGTAAGAACGGTACCGGAAAGTCAACTTTCCTTAACCTTTTAACCCAATCATTAACTCCCGATTCGGGTGCTATTGAAATTGGCCAAACGATAAAATTTGGCTACTACCGCCAGGATGGAATTGCTTTCGATCCGCAGGAAAAAGTAATTGAAGCGGTACAGAAAATTGCAGAATTCATTCATTTTGAGGATGGTTCGAAAATGAGCGCCACCCAAATGCTGACGCACTTTCTATTCCCGCCGGAAACGCAATACAACTATATTGAAAAGCTGAGCGGTGGCGAACAGCGCCGGCTGTATCTTTGCACGGTGTTGATGCAAAACCCGAATTTCCTGATCCTTGATGAGCCTACCAACGATCTGGATATTATGACACTGAACGTGCTGGAGGATTATCTTCAGTCGTTTGCCGGTTGTGTGGTAGTGGTTTCGCACGACCGCTTTTTTATGGATAAAATAGTGGATCACCTTTTTGTTTTTGAGGGCGAAGGAGCGATTACTGACTTCCCGGGTAATTATACCGTTTACCGTAACAAAGTGGAAGAAGAGGAGCAACAAAAGGCAAAAGTAGAAGCCAAAAAGAAAGCCGAAGCAAAAGCAAAATCGGAAGCTGCGGCAAAACCTTCTCAACCGCAAACAAAAAAGAAATTATCGTTTAAGGAAAAACGTGAGTTTGAGCAGCTGGAAAACGAAATCCCGGAACTGGAAGAGCAAATAGGCGAATTGGAAGAATTACTCAATTCAGGTAATCTTAACCACGATGAATTATACGAAAAATCGTTGCAATTAGACGACATGAAATCGCAGCTCGACGAAAAAGAATTACGTTGGCTGGAATTAAGCGAGTTGGGGTAA
- a CDS encoding DUF3276 family protein — protein MESGDTNEGAKFKDSKFKQEIHSKVIRAGKRTYFFDVKSTRNDEYYLTITESKKRFGENGKYSYEKHKIFLYREDFTKFIESLQEVVEYIHGKQPEDVRDEAEPQTDTEEVAEEEEVPVKDYTNVEFEDI, from the coding sequence ATGGAAAGTGGTGATACTAACGAGGGAGCTAAGTTTAAAGACAGCAAATTCAAGCAAGAGATTCATTCAAAAGTTATTCGTGCAGGAAAGAGAACTTATTTTTTCGATGTAAAAAGCACTCGAAACGATGAGTACTACTTAACCATTACCGAAAGCAAAAAGCGCTTTGGTGAAAACGGTAAATATTCGTACGAGAAACACAAAATCTTTTTATACAGGGAAGACTTCACCAAGTTCATAGAAAGTCTGCAGGAAGTGGTTGAATATATTCACGGCAAACAACCTGAAGATGTGCGTGATGAAGCAGAGCCACAGACTGATACAGAGGAAGTTGCTGAAGAGGAAGAAGTTCCGGTTAAAGACTACACCAACGTAGAGTTCGAGGATATTTAA
- the folD gene encoding bifunctional methylenetetrahydrofolate dehydrogenase/methenyltetrahydrofolate cyclohydrolase FolD, with product MNLIDGNKVAAEIKQEIAEEVKQIIDNGGKQPHLAAILVGHDGGSETYVAYKIKDCEAVGFKSSLIRYEDDVTEEELLAKVEELNNDDDLDGFIVQLPLPKHISEQKVIEAIDPKKDVDGFHPINVGRMVIGLPSFVSATPYGIVELLKRYNIETSGKNCVVLGRSNIVGRPMSVLMSQKAINATVTVAHSRTANLKEVCANADILIVAMGVPEFVTADMVKEGAVVIDVGTTRVKSDKTKSGWKLKGDVLYDEVAPKCSYITPVPGGVGPMTRTSLLLNTLLSAKKEIYK from the coding sequence ATGAATTTGATCGACGGAAATAAAGTTGCTGCTGAAATCAAGCAGGAAATAGCAGAAGAGGTTAAACAAATAATCGACAACGGAGGAAAACAACCTCATTTGGCAGCTATTTTGGTTGGTCATGATGGTGGTAGCGAAACCTATGTTGCTTACAAAATTAAAGACTGTGAAGCGGTAGGTTTTAAGTCTTCGCTGATTCGTTATGAAGACGATGTAACCGAAGAAGAATTACTTGCCAAGGTTGAGGAATTGAACAACGACGACGATTTGGATGGTTTTATTGTTCAGTTGCCACTGCCAAAGCATATTTCGGAGCAAAAAGTAATCGAAGCCATCGATCCGAAAAAAGATGTTGATGGATTTCATCCGATAAACGTTGGACGTATGGTAATTGGTTTGCCATCGTTTGTTTCGGCAACTCCATACGGAATTGTTGAATTGCTGAAACGTTACAACATTGAAACCAGCGGTAAAAACTGTGTGGTTTTGGGCCGTAGTAATATTGTTGGTCGCCCGATGAGTGTATTGATGTCGCAAAAGGCGATTAACGCCACAGTAACCGTTGCACACAGCCGTACAGCTAACCTGAAAGAGGTTTGTGCCAATGCCGATATTTTAATCGTTGCGATGGGGGTTCCTGAGTTCGTAACCGCCGACATGGTTAAAGAAGGAGCTGTTGTAATCGACGTGGGTACTACACGCGTAAAATCAGATAAAACAAAATCGGGATGGAAACTGAAAGGCGATGTTTTATATGATGAGGTAGCTCCAAAATGTTCTTACATTACACCGGTTCCTGGTGGAGTAGGACCGATGACACGTACGTCGCTGCTGTTAAATACTTTGCTGTCGGCAAAAAAAGAGATCTATAAATAA
- the ffh gene encoding signal recognition particle protein yields the protein MFDNLSDRLEKSFKLLKGQGKITEINVAETLKDIRRALLDADVNFKIAKKFTDDVKVKALGQDVLSAVKPGQMMVKIVKDELAELMGGTFADIKLENKPAVILMSGLQGSGKTTFSGKLANMLKSKKGRHPLLVACDVYRPAAIDQLKVLGEQINVPVYTEEGNMDPVKIAKAAIQHAKANGNDVVIVDTAGRLAVDEQMMNEISAVKKAINPDEILFVVDSMTGQDAVNTAKEFNDRLDFDGVVLTKLDGDTRGGAALSIRAVVEKPIKFVGTGEKVDALDVFHPDRMADRILGMGDIVSLVEKAQEQFDEEEAKRLQKKLQKNTFDFNDFLKQINQIKKMGNLKDVMGMIPGMGKALKGMDIDDDAFKHIEAIIYSMTPAERENPSLINGGRRKRIASGSGTDVQEVNRLLKQFSETRKMMRMVSQGKNVQRMMSGMQGQGRKF from the coding sequence ATGTTTGATAATTTAAGCGACAGGCTGGAGAAGTCCTTCAAACTACTGAAAGGGCAGGGGAAAATTACCGAGATCAATGTGGCGGAAACGCTAAAAGATATTCGTCGTGCGTTGTTGGATGCCGACGTTAACTTTAAAATTGCCAAAAAATTTACCGACGACGTAAAAGTCAAAGCTTTGGGGCAGGATGTTTTGTCTGCCGTAAAACCGGGGCAGATGATGGTAAAGATCGTAAAAGACGAGCTGGCAGAATTGATGGGAGGTACTTTTGCCGATATCAAGCTTGAGAATAAACCGGCAGTAATTCTGATGTCGGGTTTACAAGGTTCGGGTAAAACAACTTTCTCCGGGAAGCTGGCAAATATGCTGAAAAGCAAAAAAGGCCGTCATCCGCTGTTGGTGGCATGCGACGTTTATCGTCCGGCTGCAATCGATCAGTTGAAAGTTCTGGGCGAGCAGATCAATGTTCCGGTTTATACCGAAGAAGGAAACATGGATCCGGTTAAAATTGCCAAGGCTGCAATCCAGCATGCAAAAGCCAATGGCAACGATGTGGTTATTGTGGATACCGCCGGTCGTTTGGCAGTCGATGAGCAGATGATGAACGAGATTTCTGCGGTGAAGAAAGCAATCAATCCGGATGAAATTCTGTTTGTTGTTGACTCAATGACCGGTCAGGATGCCGTAAACACCGCAAAAGAATTTAACGACCGCCTCGATTTCGACGGTGTTGTTCTTACCAAACTCGATGGTGATACGCGTGGTGGTGCTGCATTATCAATTCGTGCAGTGGTTGAAAAGCCAATTAAGTTTGTGGGTACCGGCGAAAAAGTTGATGCACTCGACGTTTTCCACCCCGATCGTATGGCCGACCGTATTTTGGGAATGGGTGATATTGTTTCGCTGGTTGAAAAAGCCCAGGAACAATTTGATGAAGAAGAAGCAAAACGCCTGCAGAAAAAACTGCAGAAAAATACATTTGATTTTAACGACTTCCTGAAACAGATTAACCAGATTAAAAAGATGGGTAACCTGAAAGATGTGATGGGAATGATTCCGGGCATGGGAAAAGCGTTAAAAGGGATGGATATTGATGATGATGCATTTAAGCACATCGAAGCCATTATTTACTCGATGACACCTGCTGAGCGGGAAAATCCATCGTTGATTAACGGAGGTCGCAGAAAGCGTATTGCCAGCGGTTCAGGGACGGATGTTCAGGAAGTAAACCGTTTGCTGAAACAGTTTAGCGAAACACGTAAAATGATGCGTATGGTGTCGCAGGGGAAAAACGTTCAGCGCATGATGTCCGGTATGCAGGGACAGGGGCGAAAATTTTAG